In Monodelphis domestica isolate mMonDom1 chromosome 3, mMonDom1.pri, whole genome shotgun sequence, the following proteins share a genomic window:
- the LOC100617486 gene encoding zinc finger protein 883-like isoform X1, with amino-acid sequence MDSLGLLCCLYREPGVPGMALERDRLPGQEVVTFQDVAVDFTGEEWRLLSPPQKELYKEVMLENARNLLSVGLPGPPEEVISSLEQKETPWILEQEDLRSCCSVEMRPEIKNTPTDMSLPVGDMHRQRFMSHGPNNFAFREYCVAPPNSSHIEHQRMHPEEKSSGNKECGKIFMHRDNLARYQRIYTEEKSYECQQCERTFKRSSSLAVHQIIHTGEKPYECKQCGKTFSCSSALAVHHRIHTGEKPYECKQCGKTFSCSYYLSGHQRIHTGEKPYECKQCGKTFSQRSHLNLHHRIHTGEKPYECKQCGKTFSRNSYLAVHQRIHTGEKPYECNQCGKTFSQNSSLAEHQRIHTGEKPYECQQCGKVFTVSSCLVVHQRTHTGEKPYECKHCGKTFSCTSRLAQHQRIHTGEKPYECKWCGKAFNSSSHLAVHQRFHTGEKPYECQQCGKAFTVSSHLVVHQRIHTGEKPYECKQCGKTFSCSSALAVHQRIHTGEKPYECKQCGKTFSCSSHLSVHHRIHTGEKPYECQQCGKTFTCSSTLAVHHRIHTGEKPYECKQCGKTFSRSSALAVHQRIHTGEKPYE; translated from the exons GAGGTGGTGACAttccaggatgtggctgtggacttcactggggaggagtggcgcctcctgtcccctccccagaaggagctgtacaaggaggtgatgctggagaatgcccggaacctgctctctgtgg GACTGCCAGGTCCCCCAGAAGAAGTGATCTCTTCTTTGGAGCAGAAGGAAACCCCATGGATACTGGAACAAGAAGACCTGAGAAGCTGCTGCTCAg TAGAGATGAGACCTGAAATAAAGAACACTCCAACAGACATGAGCCTTCCTGTGGGAGACATGCACCGACAAAGATTCATGAGTCACGGTCCCAATAACTTTGCTTTCAGAGAATACTGTGTTGCACCTCCAAACTCATCTCAtattgaacatcaaagaatgcACCCTGAggaaaaatctagtggaaataaggaatgtggaaagatttttatgCACAGGGACAATCTTGCTAGATATCAGAGAATCTACACTGAGGAGAAATCTTATGAATGCCAGCAATGTGAAAGGACTTTCAAGCggagctccagtcttgctgtacatcaaataatccacactggggagaaaccttatgaatgcaagcagtgtggaaagacattcagttgcAGCTCCGCTCTCGCTGTACATcatagaatccacactggggagaaaccttatgaatgcaagcagtgtggaaagacattcagttgcAGCTACTATCTTTctggacatcagagaatccacactggggagaaaccttatgaatgcaagcaatgtggaaagacattcagtcagaggtcCCATCTTAACTTACATcatagaatccacactggggagaaaccttatgaatgcaaacagtgtggaaagacattcagtcggaactcctatcttgctgtacatcagagaatccacactggggagaaaccttatgaatgcaatcagtgtggaaagacatttagtCAGAACTCCagtcttgctgaacatcagagaattcatactggagagaaaccttatgaatgccagCAGTGTGGAAAGGTATTCACTGTGAGCTCCTGTcttgttgtacatcagagaacacacactggggagaaaccttatgaatgtaagcactGTGGGAAGACATTCAGTTGTACCTCCAGActtgctcaacatcagagaatccacactggggagaaaccttatgaatgcaagtggtgtggaaaggcattcaatTCCAGttcccatcttgctgtacatcagagattccatactggggagaaaccttatgaatgccaACAATGTGGAAAAGCATTCACTGTGAGCTCCCATcttgttgtacatcagagaatccatactggagaaaaaccttatgaatgtaaacagtgtggaaagacattcagttgcAGCTCCGCTCTTGCTGTACATCAAAggatccacactggggagaaaccttacgaatgtaagcagtgtggaaagacattcagttgcAGTTCTCATCTTTCTGTACATcatagaatccacactggggagaaaccttatgaatgccagcagtgtggaaagacattcacttgCAGCTCCACTCTTGCTGTACATcatagaatccacactggggagaaaccttatgaatgcaaacagtgtggaaagacattcagtcgcaGCTCTgctcttgctgtacatcagagaatacaTACTGgtgaaaaaccttatgaatga
- the LOC100617486 gene encoding zinc finger protein 883-like isoform X2 produces MDSLGLLCCLYREPGVPGMALERDRLPGQEVVTFQDVAVDFTGEEWRLLSPPQKELYKEVMLENARNLLSVGLPGPPEEVISSLEQKETPWILEQEDLRSCCSEMRPEIKNTPTDMSLPVGDMHRQRFMSHGPNNFAFREYCVAPPNSSHIEHQRMHPEEKSSGNKECGKIFMHRDNLARYQRIYTEEKSYECQQCERTFKRSSSLAVHQIIHTGEKPYECKQCGKTFSCSSALAVHHRIHTGEKPYECKQCGKTFSCSYYLSGHQRIHTGEKPYECKQCGKTFSQRSHLNLHHRIHTGEKPYECKQCGKTFSRNSYLAVHQRIHTGEKPYECNQCGKTFSQNSSLAEHQRIHTGEKPYECQQCGKVFTVSSCLVVHQRTHTGEKPYECKHCGKTFSCTSRLAQHQRIHTGEKPYECKWCGKAFNSSSHLAVHQRFHTGEKPYECQQCGKAFTVSSHLVVHQRIHTGEKPYECKQCGKTFSCSSALAVHQRIHTGEKPYECKQCGKTFSCSSHLSVHHRIHTGEKPYECQQCGKTFTCSSTLAVHHRIHTGEKPYECKQCGKTFSRSSALAVHQRIHTGEKPYE; encoded by the exons GAGGTGGTGACAttccaggatgtggctgtggacttcactggggaggagtggcgcctcctgtcccctccccagaaggagctgtacaaggaggtgatgctggagaatgcccggaacctgctctctgtgg GACTGCCAGGTCCCCCAGAAGAAGTGATCTCTTCTTTGGAGCAGAAGGAAACCCCATGGATACTGGAACAAGAAGACCTGAGAAGCTGCTGCTCAg AGATGAGACCTGAAATAAAGAACACTCCAACAGACATGAGCCTTCCTGTGGGAGACATGCACCGACAAAGATTCATGAGTCACGGTCCCAATAACTTTGCTTTCAGAGAATACTGTGTTGCACCTCCAAACTCATCTCAtattgaacatcaaagaatgcACCCTGAggaaaaatctagtggaaataaggaatgtggaaagatttttatgCACAGGGACAATCTTGCTAGATATCAGAGAATCTACACTGAGGAGAAATCTTATGAATGCCAGCAATGTGAAAGGACTTTCAAGCggagctccagtcttgctgtacatcaaataatccacactggggagaaaccttatgaatgcaagcagtgtggaaagacattcagttgcAGCTCCGCTCTCGCTGTACATcatagaatccacactggggagaaaccttatgaatgcaagcagtgtggaaagacattcagttgcAGCTACTATCTTTctggacatcagagaatccacactggggagaaaccttatgaatgcaagcaatgtggaaagacattcagtcagaggtcCCATCTTAACTTACATcatagaatccacactggggagaaaccttatgaatgcaaacagtgtggaaagacattcagtcggaactcctatcttgctgtacatcagagaatccacactggggagaaaccttatgaatgcaatcagtgtggaaagacatttagtCAGAACTCCagtcttgctgaacatcagagaattcatactggagagaaaccttatgaatgccagCAGTGTGGAAAGGTATTCACTGTGAGCTCCTGTcttgttgtacatcagagaacacacactggggagaaaccttatgaatgtaagcactGTGGGAAGACATTCAGTTGTACCTCCAGActtgctcaacatcagagaatccacactggggagaaaccttatgaatgcaagtggtgtggaaaggcattcaatTCCAGttcccatcttgctgtacatcagagattccatactggggagaaaccttatgaatgccaACAATGTGGAAAAGCATTCACTGTGAGCTCCCATcttgttgtacatcagagaatccatactggagaaaaaccttatgaatgtaaacagtgtggaaagacattcagttgcAGCTCCGCTCTTGCTGTACATCAAAggatccacactggggagaaaccttacgaatgtaagcagtgtggaaagacattcagttgcAGTTCTCATCTTTCTGTACATcatagaatccacactggggagaaaccttatgaatgccagcagtgtggaaagacattcacttgCAGCTCCACTCTTGCTGTACATcatagaatccacactggggagaaaccttatgaatgcaaacagtgtggaaagacattcagtcgcaGCTCTgctcttgctgtacatcagagaatacaTACTGgtgaaaaaccttatgaatga